The window CTGCCGGCCGGTGCAGCCGCCGTCCTTCGACGAGCACGAAGACCTGCTGACGCGGATGTTCGCCCTGGACGAATGGGTCCGGCTGTGCGTGGAGGAGCTGGTCTCTCCCTCCACAATCGCGACCACGTTCCGCGCGCTCCCGCACCTCGGCTACCGGTTCGTGAAAGGCGGGGCCGGGTAGAATGGGGGGTGCGGCGCCGTCGGAGGAAGAACGTCGAATCGCACGGAAGCCGTTCTCTCCGTAATGGAGCCACGGGTGCTCGTGACCGGCGGCGCGGGGTATCTGGGGTCTGTGCTCTGCGAGCATCTCCTCGACGCCGGGTACTACGTGACGGCGCTCGACAACTTGACGCATCATCAGCGGTCGCTGTTCCACCTGTGCGCGAGCCCGGCATTCGCGTTCGAATTCGGCGACGCAAGAGACGAAGGTCTCGTCCTCCGCCTGCTGACGAAGGCGGACGTGGTCATTCCCCTGGCGGCCGTGGTCGGAGCGCCAGCGTGTGACCGAGATCCCTGGCTCGCCCGCGCGCTCAACGTGGACGCGGTGTGCCTGCTCAATCGACTCCGCAGCCCGAACCAGCTCGTCGTGTTCCCGACGACCAACAGCGGCTACGGAATGAAACCCGGCGCGGCATACTGCACCGAGGATACCCCGCTTGAGCCGGTCTCGCTGTACGGTCAGACCAAGGCGCAGGCCGAGACCGAGTTGTTGGGTTCACCGAATACGATCTCCCTGCGGCTGGCCACGGTGTTCGGCATGTCGCCGCGGATGCGCGTCGATCTCCTCGTCAATCATTTCGTCTACGCGGCCGTGAAGGATGGATATTTGGTGATTTTTGAGAAGGACTTTCGCCGCAACTTCGTCCACATTCGCGACGTGGCCGACTGCATGATTCACGCAATCAGGCACGCGGACGCGATGGCGGGCCGGTGCTATAACGTCGGCTTGGACTCGGCAAACTTGACCAAAGAGCAGCTGGCACTCAAGGTGAAGGAGCAAGTGCCCGACTTCCGCATCGAGTTTGCGTCGGTGGGCCGTGATCCCGATCGGCGCGACTACATCGTCTCCAACCAGCGTCTCCGCGAGGCCGGATTTGAAGCGCGGCGCTCACTGGAAGAGGGGATCGCGGAGTTGCGAAAAGGGTATCGGATGCTGGCGCGGGGTCCGTTCGAGAATGTGTGACACGCGTGGGCGTTGACCGGTCGGAGCGGGTGCGCGCGCATCTCGCGGAGAGCGCGGAGCTGAAACGCGAGGTCGCGGCGGGCCTGACGGCTGCCATCGTGTCGGCGGCCGACCTAATCGCGGCGACGTTCCGGGCGGGTGGAAAAGTATTGCTGTGCGGAAACGGCGGGAGCGCCGCCGACTGTCAGCATCTCGCGGCGGAGTTCGTCAACCGCCTCACCGCGGACTTCCCCCGGCCCGGCCTGCCGGCCGCCGCCCTCACGACGGACTCGTCCGTGCTCACGGCGGTGGCCAACGACACCGGCCTCGACGAGGTGTTCGCGCGGCAGGTGCAGGCGTTTGGAAAGCCGGGCGACGTCTTGATCGCGATCAGCACCAGCGGCGAATCGTCGAACATCGTCAGGGCCGTCGAGGCCGCCCATGCCGCGGGTATGCAAACTATCGCACTGACCGGACGGCGGGGCCGCCTCGCCCGGATGGCCACGGTCGGCGTCGCCGTTCCGAGCGACCGGGTACAGTACATTCAAGAAGCTCATCTCGCGATCGAGCACATCGTGTGCGACCTGGTGGAGCGCGCGCTCTTCGGCAACGGGGAGACGGCGGAGGGCGACTGACGCGGCCGGCGGCATGACGCCGCCGTTCGGTCGGGGATCGCCGAAGTCGTTTATCCTCCGTTCATGGGTGGATCAACAGGCGAGCCGCGACGGCAAGGACGGCAAGCATCGCAGAGATCGACACGACCTGCGCGACGGCGAG of the bacterium genome contains:
- a CDS encoding NAD(P)-dependent oxidoreductase, with the protein product MEPRVLVTGGAGYLGSVLCEHLLDAGYYVTALDNLTHHQRSLFHLCASPAFAFEFGDARDEGLVLRLLTKADVVIPLAAVVGAPACDRDPWLARALNVDAVCLLNRLRSPNQLVVFPTTNSGYGMKPGAAYCTEDTPLEPVSLYGQTKAQAETELLGSPNTISLRLATVFGMSPRMRVDLLVNHFVYAAVKDGYLVIFEKDFRRNFVHIRDVADCMIHAIRHADAMAGRCYNVGLDSANLTKEQLALKVKEQVPDFRIEFASVGRDPDRRDYIVSNQRLREAGFEARRSLEEGIAELRKGYRMLARGPFENV
- a CDS encoding SIS domain-containing protein, giving the protein MGVDRSERVRAHLAESAELKREVAAGLTAAIVSAADLIAATFRAGGKVLLCGNGGSAADCQHLAAEFVNRLTADFPRPGLPAAALTTDSSVLTAVANDTGLDEVFARQVQAFGKPGDVLIAISTSGESSNIVRAVEAAHAAGMQTIALTGRRGRLARMATVGVAVPSDRVQYIQEAHLAIEHIVCDLVERALFGNGETAEGD